TCTGGAGCACGCGCTCCAACAGGTCGTCCGGCGGCACGGGGCGCTGCGCGTCACCCTCGGCACCGAGGACGGACACCCCGTGCAGCGCGTGGCCCCGCCCGGCACCGCCGTCCTCCCGCTGCGGATCACCGACCTGTCCGACGCTCCGGGACAGGAGGTGGACCGGACCCTCACCGAACGGGCCACCGCCCCCTTCGACCTGGCCCGTGGGCCCCTGCTGCGAGCGGACCTGCTGCGCACCGGCCCGACCGACCACGTACTGGCGCTGGTGTTCCACCACATCGTCTTCGACGGCTGGTCGATCGATGTCCTCTTCCGTGAACTGCCGGAGCTCTATCGGCAGGCCCTGACCGGAGTGCCGGCGCGGCTGCCGCCCCTGCCGGTCTCCTACGCCGCGTACGCGTCCCGGCAGGCCGCGCCGGACCCGGCCGCGACGGACGCACAACTCGCCTACTGGAAAAGCGTGTTGGACGGTGCTCCGGCCCAGACGACACTGCCCCCCACCCGTGACGCGGCAGGACCGCCCTCGACGGGACTGGCCTGCCCCTTCTCCGTCGGCTCCGGCGTCGCGGCACGCCTGCGGGAGCTGGCCGCGAGTGAGCGTGCCACGACCTACGCGGTGCTGCTCGCCGGCTTCCTGGCGTTCGTCCACCGGGAGAGCGGTGCCCGTGACCTGGTCGTGGGCTCCCTCGTGTCGGGCCGTGGCCGGCCGGAGTCCGCCGGGATGATCGGGCTGTTCACCAACACGGTGGCGTTGCGGGTGCGCCTCACGCCGCACATCACCTTTCGGCAGCTGCTGCGCCGGACCAGGGAGGCGGTGTACGGGGCGCTGGAGCACCAGGACGTCCCCTTCGACCGCGTGGTGCGGGAACTCCGGCCCGCCCGCGACCGGCAGCGCAACCCGCTGTTCCAGCTGATGTTCTCCTACGGCGGCCTCTCGGTCCGCGCACCCGAGCTCCCCGGTCTGGTCGCGGAGCCCGTGCGGGTCGACACCGGCTCGGCCAAGTTCGACGCCACCGCGATGCTCGAGGAGGACGCGGACGGCGGCTTCTCGGGTGTCCTCGAGTACGACCTGGCCCGCTACGACGAGGCGACCGCCGGCCGCCTCACCGCGGCGTTTCCCCCGCTGCTCGCCGCGCTGGCCGAGCACCCCGAGGCCGAGCTGTGAGGAACTGATGAGCCCCTGCCCCGACGACCGGCCCCTTACGGCGACCCTGGAGGAACTGTGACGAACCATGCGGACAACCCGACGACCCACGTCTGGGCCACCCTGGCGGACCGAGAGGCCGAGCACCTGACGGGTGACGCGGAAGCGGCGGCGGAGGTGGTGCGCGGGATCTGGGCGGAGGTACTGGAAGCGGACGCCGAGTCGATCGACGTACACCGCGGTGACTTCTTCGAACTCGGCGGATACTCGCTGCTCGCCCTGCAAGCCATAGGCAGGATCCTGACGGAGTACGGGGTCGGCGAAGTGGAGTCGGTGGAATGGGAGGGAGAACTCCTCAACCGTCTCTTCGAGAACGCCACTCCCATGGGCCAGGCCGAGTTCCTGGCGGAGAAGGGCTACGGCCGGCCGAACGAGACCCCCTGACCACCACGACCCTCGACCGGGGCGCCCGGCGCCCCGGTCGAGAGCCTTTTCCTGCCGTCGGCAGAGGACGCAGACGGCGCCGCCGGCCGCCAGGCCGATCCCCCCGGAGGCCGGGAGCCACAGCAGCGTCGCCTCACGGGCACGATCACCGCGCTGACCTTCTCCCGGGCGGCCAGGAGACCGTTCGCCGGTGCCGCTGAGGCCGCGCGGGCGACCAACGGTGAGGGCCACAGTGACGCCGGCCGGGCCGTCACGCGGGCGAGTGCGGGTTGCGGGCCAGGGGCCGGTTGAGCCGGGCTCCGTATTCGGCGCCGTCGAAGTGGAACCGTTGTGGCTGTGCGGACACTTGTTGCTGTGGACTTCCTCTTACATGAACGGGTCCGGTCCGGCGATCGGGCGGCGTTCGCCGAGATCTTCGACGAGCACGCGCGCGTCGTCTACGCCCACGCGATCCGGACGACGGGCGACTGGGCCGTGGCCGAGGACGTCCTGTCGCTCACTTTCCTGGAGGCGTGGCGGCTGCGTGACAAGCTGCGCGAGGAAGTCAGAAGCGTCCGGGCGTGGCTCTTGGGCATCGCGACGAACGTGATGCGCAATACCGCCCGGGCGGCACGCCGGCACCGGGAGGCGATGGCCCGTCTGCCGCCGCCGGAAGCTTCGCCGGACTTTTCGGACGAGGTGGTCGGTCAGATGGCCGACGCTCAGCGGCTGGCCGCCGCGGCCAGAGCGCTGCAATGTCTCAGACGCGGCGAGCGCGAGGTCTTCACGCTGGTCGTCTGGTCCGGCCTGGGGTACGCGGCGGCCGCTGAGGCACTGGGTGTTCCGGTGGGCACCGTACGTTCCCGGCTTTCCCGGGCGAGAGGGAAACTGCGCAGGCTCGTCGAGGAGGAACTGGCGGTGCCGAATGCGGACGGTGCGGAACCGCGGACCGGCAGCGGACACATCGCACAGCGGGGTGACCGCAGCCCGCACGCCCACCGAAGGAGACCACGATGAATCTGGAGCAGCGGGAACAAGTCGAGCGTGAACAGGCGAGCCGGACGCTGCCTCCCGCGCCCTACCCGGACCCGGCACCCGAACGCGTGGCAGCACGCCGCGCACACTTCTTGAGCGAGGCCGACCGGCACGCGCGATCCCGCCCTTCCCGCCTCGCCTCGCGGCCGAGAGTTCGCTGGGGCCTGCTCCTGGGCACAGTGGTGGCTGCCGGAGCTGCCGTCGTCGTCCTCAGTCTCGCGTCCGGATCTCCTGACACCGCGCGTACTGTGCCACCGGCCTCGGCAGCATCGGTCCGGCTGCTGGAAAGAGCGGCCCTGGCCGCCGCGACGACGCCGCGGACGACGGTGCGCGCCGGCCAGTACTCCTACGTCAAGACGGTGGGCCACACGTCGGTGCTGTCCGAGACCACAGCCGGCGAAATGGAGCTCCTGCGCGAGGACGAGAGCATGGAGCGGTGGACCTCGGTGGACGGCAGCAAGCCGACCATGCAGCGCAAGGGCGGCAGCGACAGCCTGCTGCCGGGCACTGCGGGTGGAGGGAACCTGAACGCGCCGACCTACACCTTCCTCGCCGCCCTGCCGGCCGATCCTGACGCCCTGCTCGAGCAGATCCGCGACGACGCCGAGAAGAACCACGGAGCCGGATCCGGCTCCACGACAGGACCCGACCAGGAAGCCTTCGTCACGATCGGCGACCTGCTGCGCAACGGGGTGACTCCCCCCAGGACCACTGCGGCTCTCTACCGCGCCGCTGCGCTCATTCCCGGAGTCGGCATCGTCCCCGACGCCGTGGACGCGGCGGGCCGGCACGGGGTCGCCGTCGCCCGGACCCACGACGGCGAACGCACGGAATGGATCTTCGACAAGAGCACGGCCCGGCTGCTGGGTGAGCGCACGGTCCTCGTGGAAGACAACGCCTGGGGCCGAGCCGGAACCGCCGTCACCTCCGTCGCCCTCATCGACTCGGGCATTGTCGACGAGGCCGGACGGACCCCATGACGGCAACTCCGCAAGGCGGGACGTCAGGACGATCGTGATCGTGGATCTCCGACATACTCGATTCGCCGTCGCCCCATCAGTGCCGAGTCGCGCGGGGCTCCTCGACGGCCTGTGGCCCGCCACTTCCAGCAAGGCCGTCGCGCCCGACTCAGTGGCTGTGCGGGCGGAGCCAGTTCGGGCGGTGCAGGGTGGGGCCGCGTCGGTCCGGTGCACCGGGCGCCGTTGCGGCGCCGCCCTCGCCGTCCATGCGGCCGGCCAGTTCGTCGCGCTCGGCGGTGGCCCGCAGGGCGGTCTCCCTCTCCCTGCGGTGTTTCTTGCCGCGGCGGCGCGCCAGCACCGTCCCGGCGAGCAGCATCCACATGCCCAGGCCGAAGATCAGGGTCAGGGCGATGCCACCGAGGAACGCGCCGAGTGTGCTGACCGTGAACGGCTGGCTCCCCAGCAGGGTCACGGTGTAGTCCGGACCGCCGGACAGGTTGTACGCGATCAGTAGTCCCGCGAATGCGGCGGCGCCCGCCATGAGCAGGAGTCCCAGCACCAGCATGGTTCTCACCTCGTCACATGTGGTTGGGCTCCCGGACCGGGTTACCAGGAGACAAGCCGCAAAACGCGCGTATCGCCCACCGCTGTGCCACTCCGGTACCGGGCTCCGGCGGCGGGTTCAGCGGCGGCGCCGGGCCCGGACGAGCTGGAGGACGGCGAGGTTGTCGCCGTCGGGGGCGCCGAGGAGTTGTGCCGATTCCACCGTGAAACCGTGATCGGCCAGAAGCGCCTCCCAGAGCTGTGGGGAGAGGGCCCACAGCCACACCGGGATGGGCTCCTCGTCGCGCAGCCGTACGACGCCCCTGCGCGGAACCACCTCGTCCGACGGGCCCCGCCCCTCGGCGTCGGTGTGGAGGGCGGAGAAGACGAGGGGCGCGCCGGGGACGAGTCCCTCCCGCAGCGCGGGCAGCAGGTGGCAGGGGTCGACGCAGCCGAAGGTCCGCAGGCCGTAGGCGGCCTCGTACGGCCGCGCGTGCCGAAGGTGCTCGGCGACGTCACCGCAGTGGAAGCGGACTCCCGGCTCTCCCGCGTGATCGTTCACCGCGCGCCGGTACTGGGTCGGGGAGAGGTCCACGCCGTCCACCAGGGCACCGTGAGCGCGGGCGAGGTGGACGGCGTGGTGGCCCGGCCCGCATCCGACGTCCAGGACCCGCTTGCCGCGGATGTCCCCGAGGATCTCCGCACCGGGGCCGACGCCGGGCCAGAAACCCCAGTCGATGCGGTCCGGTACGGGAGGCGAATAACCCCGGTCCAGCTGTCGTTGCCCGTACACGGTCCAGGTCTGTTCGGTCGCGGGGTCCGGCGTCACGGGCGGCTCCCTCGGGTCGGCGAGGCGGACGGGTCAGGGGCGCAGGGCGTAGCAGCGGAGGGACGGACCGAGCGCGTGGACCTGGGCCTTCGACCAGCCGGAGGTGAGGAGTTCCACGTCGGAGGCCTCGGCGTCCCAGGATCTGGCGGGCCCCTGGGCGGGGTCGTGCACGGAGGTGACCACCCAGAAGACGCCGCCGGGCGCGAGGAGCCGGCGGACGCCGGAGAGGAAAGCGGGTTTGTCGGCGGCCCAGCGGTAGACGAGACGGCAGGTGATGACGGCGAAGGCGGGGTGGGGGAGCCGGGCGGCGTCGTCGGCGTCGAAGTCGAAGAGACG
This region of Streptomyces ambofaciens ATCC 23877 genomic DNA includes:
- a CDS encoding acyl carrier protein, with translation MTNHADNPTTHVWATLADREAEHLTGDAEAAAEVVRGIWAEVLEADAESIDVHRGDFFELGGYSLLALQAIGRILTEYGVGEVESVEWEGELLNRLFENATPMGQAEFLAEKGYGRPNETP
- a CDS encoding RNA polymerase sigma factor, which codes for MDFLLHERVRSGDRAAFAEIFDEHARVVYAHAIRTTGDWAVAEDVLSLTFLEAWRLRDKLREEVRSVRAWLLGIATNVMRNTARAARRHREAMARLPPPEASPDFSDEVVGQMADAQRLAAAARALQCLRRGEREVFTLVVWSGLGYAAAAEALGVPVGTVRSRLSRARGKLRRLVEEELAVPNADGAEPRTGSGHIAQRGDRSPHAHRRRPR
- a CDS encoding CU044_5270 family protein, producing the protein MNLEQREQVEREQASRTLPPAPYPDPAPERVAARRAHFLSEADRHARSRPSRLASRPRVRWGLLLGTVVAAGAAVVVLSLASGSPDTARTVPPASAASVRLLERAALAAATTPRTTVRAGQYSYVKTVGHTSVLSETTAGEMELLREDESMERWTSVDGSKPTMQRKGGSDSLLPGTAGGGNLNAPTYTFLAALPADPDALLEQIRDDAEKNHGAGSGSTTGPDQEAFVTIGDLLRNGVTPPRTTAALYRAAALIPGVGIVPDAVDAAGRHGVAVARTHDGERTEWIFDKSTARLLGERTVLVEDNAWGRAGTAVTSVALIDSGIVDEAGRTP
- a CDS encoding class I SAM-dependent methyltransferase, giving the protein MTPDPATEQTWTVYGQRQLDRGYSPPVPDRIDWGFWPGVGPGAEILGDIRGKRVLDVGCGPGHHAVHLARAHGALVDGVDLSPTQYRRAVNDHAGEPGVRFHCGDVAEHLRHARPYEAAYGLRTFGCVDPCHLLPALREGLVPGAPLVFSALHTDAEGRGPSDEVVPRRGVVRLRDEEPIPVWLWALSPQLWEALLADHGFTVESAQLLGAPDGDNLAVLQLVRARRRR
- a CDS encoding class I SAM-dependent methyltransferase, with the protein product MSGARTPYPARGGTSYWEAAWQQGRRYRPLDTAETEALRGHLGTGRGRPALDIGCGEGALTALLDRLGYRAVGIDCAPTAVTDARARHPAADIRLFDFDADDAARLPHPAFAVITCRLVYRWAADKPAFLSGVRRLLAPGGVFWVVTSVHDPAQGPARSWDAEASDVELLTSGWSKAQVHALGPSLRCYALRP